From Montipora foliosa isolate CH-2021 chromosome 6, ASM3666993v2, whole genome shotgun sequence, a single genomic window includes:
- the LOC138005805 gene encoding uncharacterized protein, protein MPAAATQFLDTLNHAHSAVSFTMEVEKNGMLPFLGVQLLNRAPCVKTKVYVKPTNTGLLLHYHSLVDSRYKHGLLVTMLDRAHRLSSSWAHFSEECERLREVFRKLRYPNHLIDSVINKFITSRVAVDQPKQHTDDAIRIVIPYKDQDAAVSVKRQLRDLSSKVQKTIQPVFTSRKLKQDLSLRESKPNIVTQQCVVYLFKCDLCDAGYVGYTKKGPPSHAR, encoded by the coding sequence ATGCCGGCAGCGGCTACACAATTTTTGGATACTCTGAACCACGCCCATAGCGCCGTGAGCTTCACTATGGAGGTAGAGAAAAATGGGATGCTCCCTTTCCTTGGGGTACAGCTTTTAAATCGCGCACCATGTGTTAAAACAAAGGTTTACGTCAAGCCGACAAACACAGGGCTACTCCTGCACTATCATAGCCTTGTGGACAGTCGCTACAAGCATGGCTTGCTCGTCACAATGCTTGATCGTGCGCACCGGCTATCATCATCTTGGGCGCATTTTTCAGAAGAGTGTGAACGTCTGAGAGAAGTTTTCCGTAAGCTGAGGTATCCGAATCACCTTATTGATTCCGTCATCAACAAGTTTATCACCTCGAGAGTCGCAGTGGACCAACCTAAACAGCATACCGATGACGCCATCCGGATAGTTATCCCCTATAAAGATCAGGATGCTGCAGTGTCTGTCAAACGACAACTTAGAGATCTTAGTAGCAAGGTGCAGAAGACCATTCAACCCGTGTTTACTAGCCGCAAGCTTAAACAAGATCTAAGCTTGCGTGAGTCCAAGCCTAACATCGTAAcccagcaatgcgttgtttatttattcaagtgtgacctgtgcgatgcaggttatgtcgggtacacaaagaaagggccaccttcacacgcgcgttga
- the LOC138005804 gene encoding uncharacterized protein produces MKELAATTLRSVALNYIERKGPRPPKALLAAIEELKRRDDIVITKPDKGSGVVVMDKQEYLRLLSQASVNDTSKFRAVPLERPKSKGRPPKYYHPLLEKEKLVESTVRRILPSAIADSVRPTGSRLAHLYGLPKTHKRQLAMRPILSATGTYNYALAKWLDAKLKPLSVNEHTITDIFAFTNEIRGVKINPGEILVSYDVSSLITNVPLDETIDILARKAFENNWFNDTYDLNLTRTDLVDLLHVATKGQLFQFDGALYEQTDGVAMGSPLGPLLANVFMCSIEGSLKSQGKLPEFYRRYVDDTLVRMPDLAAATQFLDTLNHAHSAVSFTMEVEKNGMLPFLGVQLLNRAPCVETKVYVKPTNTGLLLHYHSHVDSRYKHGLLVTMLDRAHRLSSSWAHFSEECERLREVFRKLRYPNHLIDSVINKFITSRVAVDQPKQHTDDAIRIVIPYKDQDAAVSVKRQLRDLSSKVQKTIQPVFTSRKLKQDLSLRESKPNIVTQQCVVYLFKCDLCDADDVWLPKEMNFNP; encoded by the exons ATGAAAGAACTGGCTGCCACTACACTTCGATCTGTGGCTCTCAACTACATTGAACGGAAAGGCCCGCGTCCCCCTAAGGCACTTCTAGCAGCCATCGAAGAATTAAAGAGACGCGATGACATTGTTATCACTAAACCGGACAAAGGGTCAGGTGTAGTCGTGATGGATAAGCAGGAATATCTGCGGTTGTTGTCGCAGGCCTCTGTGAATGATACAAGCAAATTCCGTGCTGTCCCCTTAGAGAGACCAAAAAGTAAAGGGAGACCACCTAAGTATTACCATCCCCTactagagaaagaaaaactggtAGAGTCAACAGTGCGCAGAATTTTACCATCGGCGATTGCTGACTCCGTTCGACCTACCGGATCAAGACTGGCTCACTTATACGGGTTGCCCAAGACCCACAAGAGGCAATTAGCAATGCGTCCTATATTATCTGCTACGGGCACTTACAACTACGCCCTTGCTAAATGGCTTGATGCTAAGCTTAAGCCCTTGTCGGTAAACGAACATACCATCACTGATATCTTTGCCTTCACAAATGAAATTCGTGGAGTTAAGATAAACCCGGGAGAAATCTTGGTATCTTATGACGTCTCATCGCTCATCACAAATGTACCCTTAGACGAAACAATTGACATCCTGGCACGGAAAGCTTTCGAGAACAACTGGTTCAACGACACGTATGATCTAAACTTGACCAGAACTGATCTCGTTGATCTTCTGCACGTTGCTACAAAGGGGCAGCTGTTTCAGTTCGACGGGGCCTTATACGAACAGACCGATGGAGTAGCTATGGGGTCTCCCCTTGGACCCCTTTTGGCTAATGTATTTATGTGCTCTATTGAAGGGTCCCTAAAAAGTCAAGGAAAACTCCCAGAATTTTACCGCCGCTACGTAGACGACACTCTAGTCAGGATGCCGGATCTGGCAGCGGCTACACAATTTTTGGATACTCTGAACCACGCCCATAGCGCCGTGAGCTTCACTATGGAGGTAGAGAAAAATGGGATGCTCCCTTTCCTTGGGGTACAGCTTTTAAATCGCGCaccatgtgttgaaacaaaggtttacgtCAAGCCGACAAACACAGGGCTACTCCTGCACTATCATAGCCATGTGGACAGCCGCTACAAGCATGGCTTGCTCGTCACAATGCTTGATCGTGCGCACCGGCTATCATCATCTTGGGCGCATTTTTCAGAAGAGTGTGAACGTCTGAGAGAAGTTTTCCGTAAGCTGAGGTATCCGAATCACCTTATTGATTCCGTCATCAACAAGTTTATCACCTCGAGAGTCGCAGTGGACCAACCTAAACAGCATACCGATGACGCCATCCGGATAGTTATCCCCTATAAAGATCAGGATGCTGCAGTGTCTGTCAAACGACAACTTAGAGATCTTAGTAGCAAGGTGCAGAAGACCATTCAACCCGTGTTTACTAGCCGCAAGCTTAAACAAGATCTAAGCTTGCGTGAGTCCAAGCCTAACATCGTAAcccagcaatgcgttgtttatttattcaagtgtgacctgtgcgatgcag ATGATGTTTGGCTGCCGAAAGAGATGAATTTCAATCCATAA